Within the Leptotrichia sp. oral taxon 498 genome, the region CATTTATCCAAAAACGAAATTTCTCCCCGCTGAACAAAATCCCCACTTATTACAACAGCAATAAAGACATCTTTACCAAATATTTCCCTAACTTTCCTGATTTGATACAAATGTCCATTGTGAAACGGATTGTATTCAGCTACAATTCCTATTTTTAACAATTTTTTCTCCTAAAAACTTTTCTTATTGCTACACATATTATATCATATATCCACCTAATTTTTATAAGTTTTTTTATTTCTTTCTAAAATTTCTTAAAATTCCTTATTTAAATCCTTTTCTTGAATTTTTTTGACGAAAATTATATAATGTATCCAATCTCTTTAATATTAAACTTAAATAATATTGAAATTTGAATAAAAATCTAAAATTTAAAGGAGCACAAAAAATGAAAATACACTTTATATTACACGAAACATTTGAAGTCCCAGGAGCTTATCTTGCTTGGGCAGCAATTTCTGGACACGATGTCACAATGACAAAAGTCTATCAAGATGAAAAGTTACCTGAAAATGCCGATTCATTTGATTTTCTAATAATAATGGGAGGTCCTCAAAGTCCAATTGGAGATAATAGCGAGTTTCCTTATTTTAATCCAAAAGATGAAATTGATTTGATTAAAAAGGCTATAAAAGCTGATAAATACATAGTTGGAGTTTGTCTTGGAGCTCAACTTTTAGGAGAAGCCTATGGTGGAACTACAGAAAAAAGCCCTTCTTGCGAAATTGGGAATTTTCCAATTGAACTAACCGAAGCTGGATTGGAAGATGAAAATATTAAACATTTTGGAAAACAAGCGACAACAGGACATTGGCACAATGATATGCCAGGACTTCCTGATACAGCAAAAGTTTTAGCAAAAAGTAAAGGGTGTCCACGACAAATTATAAAATACAGCAAAAAGCACTACGGCTTTCAATGTCATCTTGAATTTACAAAAAAAGTTGCAGAATTACTAATTGATTCAGATAAAGATCTTGAGAAGAAAAGCCAAACTTTACCTTATGTTCAATCACCTCAAACAATCCGTGATAACGATTACAATGAGATGAATAATCTTCTTTATGAATTTTTGGATAATCTTACAAGAGAAGAGAATAAAATAAAAATATAAAAAATCAGATTTATTTAAAATATTTTTTAAACCTTGTTTTTATACTATTTTAGGGTATAATTATAACAAATAAAAGTAATCTAAAATAGGAAATTCAGGAGGTTTTGTTATGATAAAAAAAATATTTTTTTTAATTTTTATAATATTTTGTTTTAATATTTTTTCTAATACAGATTACAGTACGTCTGATTCTAATTCTGACGTTTCAGTTTC harbors:
- a CDS encoding type 1 glutamine amidotransferase; translated protein: MKIHFILHETFEVPGAYLAWAAISGHDVTMTKVYQDEKLPENADSFDFLIIMGGPQSPIGDNSEFPYFNPKDEIDLIKKAIKADKYIVGVCLGAQLLGEAYGGTTEKSPSCEIGNFPIELTEAGLEDENIKHFGKQATTGHWHNDMPGLPDTAKVLAKSKGCPRQIIKYSKKHYGFQCHLEFTKKVAELLIDSDKDLEKKSQTLPYVQSPQTIRDNDYNEMNNLLYEFLDNLTREENKIKI